A window of Ignavibacterium sp. contains these coding sequences:
- a CDS encoding DNA translocase FtsK, which produces MKKKKSVKETNGNAKEREYFSFSPEKKNKILGLFLMLLSVFLLVAIVTFNRADEANLTFLFDDVYNSFEQNLEIHNWLGVVGAHISLFLIKATLGYFSIVFPVLLFIWGTLYFKKYDKKKVIHIFNFLLISAIILSSFFGLLRSHYEMIQGIYELSGFVGDFIGAFLGRTFGGLGSILILVLASSVLLIYAFDVKIEELLRRLKNLAIYLFNLFTKEKEAEAEIKPELKDDNLEKIKKITSEKKKKKVKEEKEEVTAAQLMEEEAEEQTRIRIIKKDETPQQIPENEVIKEEVKKVDIEKTGELPKKEDNQTDESTLPNQWEEKIEYKMPGLDLLDPIPEENYKVAEEELTRNAELLKDKLKLFDIEIKDISVTPGPVVTLYEIVPAPGVKISRIVGLENDIALALAAKGIRIIAPIPGKSAIGVEIPNAQASMVNARSVLGKIGDTKAELPIALGKTISGDVYVADLSKMPHLLIAGSTGSGKSVGINMIITSLLYTKHPSEVKFCLVDPKKIELSFYNKLRRHYLAASPDLNEEIITEPQNAVLMLKAVEYEMERRYDKLSKAAVRNIVDYNKKVSDPATKPKDTETMKHYPLPYIIVIVDELADLMITAGREVEEPITRLAQLARAVGIHLVLATQRPSVNVITGVIKANFSARIAYQVATKIDSRTILDMNGAEQLLGRGDMLFLPTGSPKPIRIQNAFISTEEVERITNYIYSQPAFSKPYQLPSLYDKKKSAASSFADDLDERFEEAARIIVRYQQGSVSFLQRKLQLGYSRAARIMDQLEEAGIVGPNDGSKARTILVENEEQLETILRTL; this is translated from the coding sequence GAGTTGTTGGAGCACACATTTCACTTTTTCTTATCAAAGCCACACTGGGATATTTTTCAATAGTTTTTCCTGTATTACTTTTTATTTGGGGCACACTTTATTTCAAAAAGTACGATAAGAAAAAAGTTATTCACATCTTTAATTTCCTTCTGATCAGCGCAATTATACTTTCATCATTCTTTGGATTGTTGAGGTCACATTATGAAATGATTCAGGGGATCTATGAATTGTCGGGATTTGTTGGTGATTTTATCGGCGCTTTTCTTGGCAGAACTTTCGGAGGGTTGGGCAGCATTCTGATTCTCGTTCTTGCATCATCAGTGCTATTGATTTATGCTTTCGATGTTAAGATTGAAGAACTTTTAAGGAGATTAAAAAATCTTGCAATCTATCTGTTCAATCTGTTTACAAAAGAAAAAGAAGCTGAAGCAGAAATAAAACCTGAATTAAAAGATGATAATCTTGAAAAGATTAAAAAGATTACCTCTGAAAAGAAAAAGAAAAAAGTAAAAGAAGAAAAAGAAGAAGTCACTGCAGCACAATTGATGGAAGAGGAAGCTGAAGAGCAAACAAGAATAAGAATTATCAAGAAAGATGAAACACCACAGCAAATTCCCGAAAACGAAGTTATTAAAGAAGAAGTTAAAAAAGTTGATATAGAAAAAACCGGAGAACTTCCGAAGAAAGAAGATAATCAGACAGATGAATCAACTCTTCCGAATCAGTGGGAAGAAAAAATTGAATATAAAATGCCCGGACTCGATTTACTTGATCCGATTCCTGAAGAAAATTACAAAGTTGCTGAAGAAGAACTTACACGAAATGCAGAACTGCTAAAAGACAAACTGAAACTTTTTGACATCGAAATAAAAGATATTTCAGTTACTCCAGGACCTGTTGTTACTCTTTATGAAATTGTTCCGGCTCCGGGAGTTAAGATAAGCCGTATCGTTGGACTTGAGAATGATATTGCACTTGCACTTGCTGCCAAAGGAATAAGAATTATTGCTCCTATTCCTGGTAAAAGTGCAATTGGAGTTGAGATTCCAAATGCCCAGGCATCAATGGTTAATGCAAGATCAGTTCTTGGAAAAATCGGTGATACCAAAGCTGAATTACCAATTGCGCTCGGTAAAACAATCAGCGGTGATGTTTATGTTGCTGATTTGTCAAAGATGCCACACTTGTTAATTGCCGGATCCACAGGTTCCGGTAAAAGTGTTGGTATAAATATGATTATCACAAGTTTACTTTATACCAAACATCCATCGGAAGTTAAATTCTGTCTTGTCGATCCGAAAAAGATTGAGCTTTCATTCTACAATAAATTAAGAAGACATTATCTTGCTGCTTCACCGGACTTAAACGAAGAAATAATAACAGAACCACAAAATGCAGTGTTGATGTTGAAAGCAGTTGAATATGAAATGGAAAGAAGATATGATAAACTTTCAAAAGCAGCAGTAAGAAACATTGTTGATTATAACAAGAAAGTTTCCGATCCTGCAACAAAACCAAAAGACACTGAAACGATGAAGCATTATCCATTGCCATATATCATTGTTATTGTAGATGAACTTGCGGATTTGATGATTACTGCAGGAAGAGAAGTTGAAGAACCAATTACTCGTTTAGCTCAATTGGCACGTGCAGTAGGAATTCATCTTGTGCTTGCAACTCAAAGACCTTCTGTTAATGTTATCACTGGTGTTATTAAAGCAAATTTCTCAGCACGAATCGCTTATCAGGTTGCTACTAAAATTGATTCAAGAACTATTCTCGATATGAATGGTGCCGAACAACTTCTTGGAAGAGGTGATATGTTGTTTCTTCCAACGGGTTCTCCAAAACCGATTAGAATTCAGAATGCATTTATCTCAACGGAAGAAGTAGAACGAATCACTAATTATATTTATTCGCAGCCGGCATTTTCAAAACCATATCAATTGCCATCATTGTATGATAAAAAGAAAAGTGCTGCTTCAAGTTTTGCTGATGACCTTGATGAAAGATTTGAAGAAGCTGCAAGAATTATTGTAAGATATCAGCAAGGTTCAGTTTCATTTCTCCAAAGAAAATTGCAACTTGGCTATTCCCGTGCAGCAAGAATAATGGATCAGCTTGAAGAAGCGGGAATTGTTGGTCCGAATGACGGTAGTAAAGCAAGAACAATTTTAGTTGAAAATGAAGAACAACTTGAAACAATTTTAAGAACGTTATAG